A stretch of the Ktedonobacterales bacterium genome encodes the following:
- a CDS encoding prepilin peptidase → MLALWGVGIALAGGVVGAVLVNLLADVLPREQWRWRLGSCQKCGAAPPAWRYAPVIGFLLLRGRCPQCGEGLPRRHFWMDLAAPTTLLLILWRVETDHLETLSAEARFALYGAVTLTLLLIFVIDLEHHLILDIVTYPSMAALLALGLLVNHRVLVFMLIGAVIAGVLFGCLYLVAYLAYHADALGLGDVKLAALVGLLIGWPQIFQALMYGCLASAAAGMLLLIARKADWQTMIPLGTGLSLGAYLALFLAPLLW, encoded by the coding sequence ATGCTGGCTCTTTGGGGAGTGGGGATAGCCCTGGCAGGGGGAGTGGTCGGCGCGGTGCTGGTTAATCTGCTGGCGGATGTGCTGCCGCGCGAGCAGTGGCGGTGGCGGCTGGGGAGTTGCCAGAAGTGCGGGGCTGCGCCGCCCGCGTGGCGTTATGCTCCTGTGATCGGTTTTCTGCTGCTGCGGGGACGATGCCCGCAATGCGGCGAGGGCTTGCCTCGTCGGCATTTCTGGATGGACCTGGCAGCGCCCACGACGCTTTTGCTCATTCTGTGGCGTGTCGAGACAGACCACCTCGAAACGTTATCAGCCGAAGCGCGATTTGCTTTGTATGGTGCGGTGACGCTGACGCTGCTGCTCATTTTTGTGATCGATCTTGAACATCACCTGATCCTGGATATAGTGACTTATCCATCAATGGCGGCGCTGCTGGCGCTTGGTCTGTTAGTCAATCATCGCGTCCTCGTGTTTATGCTGATAGGCGCTGTAATCGCGGGCGTCCTGTTTGGCTGTCTCTATCTGGTGGCGTATCTGGCCTATCATGCCGACGCGCTGGGCTTGGGCGATGTGAAGCTGGCGGCACTGGTGGGCTTGCTGATTGGCTGGCCGCAGATTTTTCAAGCCCTTATGTATGGCTGCCTGGCGAGCGCGGCAGCAGGAATGCTGCTGCTGATCGCCCGAAAGGCAGATTGGCAGACGATGATTCCTCTAGGC
- a CDS encoding 50S ribosomal protein L25, which yields MAGKTTLQVELRTTLGKKVKQLRRKGVIPANLYGRRQPSQPLQVDLYTLDRFLAGHHATRVIDLHLDGGKGKGKGEVFNALMRHVSRSPRSGKILHVDFLRVAMNEPVTLRVPVTLNGTAPAVTVEKGVLLHILDTLEVESLPGDIPEALELDISNLEKIEDTLYVRDVTLPRGVKLLSDTDEPVVKVVAPRAVLAEEAATAAAAAEEAAAAPAAEAEAAEPGETSE from the coding sequence TTGGCTGGTAAAACAACGTTACAAGTGGAGTTACGCACGACACTTGGGAAGAAAGTAAAGCAATTGCGGCGCAAGGGAGTTATCCCCGCGAACCTTTATGGTCGGCGTCAACCCTCGCAGCCGTTGCAGGTGGACCTCTATACGTTGGATCGTTTTCTGGCAGGCCACCACGCCACCCGCGTGATCGATCTGCATCTGGATGGTGGCAAAGGCAAGGGGAAGGGCGAGGTGTTCAATGCCTTGATGCGTCATGTCTCGCGCAGCCCACGCTCTGGAAAAATCTTGCATGTTGATTTCTTGCGCGTGGCGATGAATGAGCCTGTGACCTTGCGTGTCCCGGTGACGCTGAATGGCACAGCTCCGGCGGTGACAGTGGAGAAGGGCGTTCTGCTCCATATTCTGGATACGTTGGAAGTCGAGAGTCTACCAGGGGATATACCTGAGGCGCTTGAACTGGATATTAGCAATCTGGAAAAGATTGAGGATACCCTCTATGTGCGCGACGTTACCCTGCCTCGCGGCGTGAAGCTGCTCAGTGATACGGATGAGCCAGTTGTCAAGGTCGTGGCGCCGCGCGCGGTGCTGGCGGAAGAGGCAGCGACGGCAGCGGCAGCAGCGGAGGAGGCAGCGGCGGCTCCTGCGGCTGAAGCAGAGGCCGCGGAACCTGGAGAAACTTCTGAATAG